The following DNA comes from Plasmodium vivax chromosome 11, whole genome shotgun sequence.
aaattcgATACTTAAATTGTTCCTGTCATAGATAGGAGCTtccacattttcaattttaagaGAATCTAACACCACCGTTTCGTAGTAGGGCATTTTTTGCTCTAACTCAATGGCCTTCTGGAATTGTCTCTCaaatagtaattttttacattgccttaattttatttccgAGTTTTTATCCTTAGTCAGTTTTAATACCTTCTGAAAGCAATCAGATGCGCTCTTCAAATCTGACAGcattaaaaaggagcacCCCTTTCTGTAGTACGCCTTTGCATACAAGGGGTTAATTTTTATCGCTTCATCAATGTCTTCAATAGACGAGCCGTAATTTTCCAACTTCATATGGCAGAAGGATCTATTCGTGTAGTAAATATGTATGTCTGTTTCTTTCACGCTAATAAAATCACTCTTTTTGGTTGCGCcactgttcaggtaaaattCCTGTAGCATTTTGACGTCCTCCTCTTCTATGGGGATTTCACTTGGCAGGGCGTCCACGCTTATGCTGTTTAGTAGGTCCATGCAAACTGGGTCATCAACCTCGTAGaccttttttatcaaatcGATCGCTCCTGTGTAGTACTTTAAAGACGTCACGTAGTTGTTCTCCTTGAAGTATTTGTTGCCCAGGTTTTTCAGGGCGTCACATATTTTGAGCAGCTCGACGCTgacgttttttttggcctcctCTGAAGGGGTgtcccccgtttggggggCCTCCGCGTTAGGGTCCCCTTCTTTGGAACCCCCCTCTTGGGATTTCCCCTCTTTGGAATTGCCCTCTTTGGAATTGCCCTCTTTGGAATTGCCCTCTTTGGAATTGCCCTCTTTGGAATTGCCCCCTTTggattccccccctttgggctCCCCCTCCTTGGAATCCCCCACATTAGCCGCTTCGCCAGCCCCCTTTTCCGCATGGCCCCCTTCCTCGGGGGAGTCCGACTCGTCATTTGCGTCCGGGTCCCTCTCCTTCGAGTCCGTTTCCTCGTGCGACGCCGCTCCGTTAGAAACATTATCATCGGTGCTCACTTGGGATCCGCagggcttccccccactcTCATTCGCGCCTTTCCCGTTATACTCGCTCCCCTGGATTTTCTCTTCCGCGCTTCGGCTCTCGCTGTAAATTCCTTCGTCGTTTATCATCTTTTCTTCGTTACTCCCTAGTCGACTACAAATCCTGTGTTCATTAAAATTTGACGTACAGCCTAATTTTGCGATTaggtttttttccctgaGCGAGGTATATATCGTTTCTTTCTTCCCTGCACGCAGGTTCGCTTCTAAACAATTTTTGTAATCACTTAAAATGGATTCTTCTATTTTGACGCTGCTGTTAGGTTTTTCTGTTAGAAATGccatttgctttttttttttttttttaatttctgcTCCTCTCCGTTTCGGTGCCCTCCCCCTGCGTTTGCCGCTACTGCTACTACTGCTGCTACTCCCCTGCCTCCTCTaaatctttcctttttttttcacgcctaaaaaattataacgaCCGCTAGATGATGCttgcttaaattttttaaaactacAAAATGAAGTCGCGCCTCTCTTTCCTACCTTTTGTCTTTCACATAGGTTCAACTGTTAATTTGAACAAActcacattttttgttttcccctacTTTGGTATCTACTCCCTGGTGAGAATATTCTACACGGTGTGTTTAGGTGGGAGCGGCAGAAGACCACGCGGATGGCACGCGCGGGGTAGAAGCGCACTGGGTAGAAGGGTGCTGGGGGGGCTCCCACTATACGTACACGCGAAAGATGCGAAACTGCGAAACGGCGCGGGTGCATTCGCCTACTTAATGCACATATGGCTGTGCCACCggcatgtaaaaataaaacgcgtACACGTAACGTGATGGATAAGCGCCTTCCTACCGGGGGTGTACATATGCTACAGGCGATTAAGCGCGGGGAGGAGAAAGCTTTGGTGCGTTTcacttttgcttttatttccACCCGCGCAGTGTAAGCTTATGTGCCACGTGTTACATGCGCGGCGTACACGTTTAGCGTACTCGTTGGGATGGCACAGTTTTGCGCGCGGGTAAATGTGCCTGTAAATGTGCGCGTAAATGTGCCTGTAAATGTGCGCGTAAATGTGCCCGTAAATGTGCGCATAAATGTACCTGTAAATGTATCTGTAAATGTACCCGTAAATGTACCCTTAAATGTACATGTCCCTACCGGAAAAACGCGGGAATGGTGGGACAAATAAACTCTGCCGCGAGAATCCCCTTTTcacgaaaaagaaacgatAAAATGGTCATTTCGTCGCTTACCCCAGTGTGACACTATTGTGAACtctttcgccatttttttttttttattattttatttatttttttatttattttattttttttttttcatggtATGTAACTGCTTATACTGAGAAAaggtagatttttttttttttttcaattttagcAAAGCTCAAGAAAAGAAGCgaacaaaaagaagcaaatacATTCGCAAAAGTTcccaaaaaattgccaataCGGCCAACAAACGGgttactattttttaaagcacgTTCCGAAATTTTCcacgaaaaagtgaaaataagaaaaaaggggacgaGGGGATTACCATGcacatttgtgtaaaaaggaacaaagaAAGAGTAGTACACAGGTACAATCTTTTTAGGGACAAACTGGCAAACGGCAAAATAGCAAACACGTATGTTGTGCAATTCGGGTGTAACCTTTCCTCACCGCCAGGGGGTGTGTCACATATGCGTCCCTCCCCGTAAGGTTTTATGTGTACGCATGGAAAAGGACCTTGCTGGGGGATAAATATGCCCACAGGGGGTTGTCCCCCAGGCTGCCCTCCGCGCGCGCATGGGTGTGTGGGGGATTTACCCGTCAGTGTTTTCCGTATGTTTTTCCATGTGCAAGTTTCCCCGTGTGTACGCTTATCCGTCACTGTTTATCTCCCCCTGCTTATCCCTTGCATGTGTGCCAGTGCGCGTTCACCCTCACATGTGGGTATCCCCATGTGCACATTCGCGTCGCACTCTGCGAATGATTGCCTTTTACACGGGGGACAACTTACTACGCATGTGATGAGGCCCAACGGAGTaaccctttattttttttttttttttgacattaCACCATACTGTGGACATTTTCACACTGTGTTGCGCAGAAAAAACGTTGGTCCCTTCCTGCCAAATGATGTTCCAAACAGCTAACCAGCTAAGCGCAATAAAGTATATCAGAAATAATTCCCCAAAGCAGTTGTTATTTGTCCCTACACCGTAAtggtatttaaaaaaaaaaaaaaaaaaaaaaagtgtatacATCCGTATGTGCATTTTATATGAGAAGGAACTGTAGGGAGACTGCCTCCCGACTTGAATACTCACTGTTGGGCTGTCTTCCAAAATTTAATCCACCCATATGGGTATATTACAACGCGcgggaaattataaaaaaaggcggaGTTGCTGTGAGCCAATCGGGAAAAGCTTCATCGCAGCATAAATGcacttcacatttttggcaTTACGTGCAAAGTGACGTACTCATAAAATGGGGGATCCATTTCGTGTCACCATGTTTTTTCCCACGGGTGTAGTGAagtcttcgtttttttttttttttttttttggttcctTTTAACACATGGGATGGTGTTACCTCTCGTGCGAGGTAGGCGCTTTTGATAAATGTACGGTACGGTGGACCAACATACAACAGCACACCATCAGTTGAGAGGCAAATTGGGAGAAACTCCCGAATGAACAAACCTCCCCAGGAACGTAATTGCACATTAGTGATTCACCCCGTCCGTGGGTCCCACTCTGCATATGCTCTTTAACCcttggggaaaataaaacaatttaaaaattaaaaagagtatattttttgccaTGCGGGAGTGgtccacaaaaaaaagaaaaaaaaaaaaaaattcatggCCATCAAA
Coding sequences within:
- a CDS encoding serine/threonine protein phosphatase PP5, putative (encoded by transcript PVX_114750A) produces the protein MINDEGIYSESRSAEEKIQGSEYNGKGANESGGKPCGSQVSTDDNVSNGAASHEETDSKERDPDANDESDSPEEGGHAEKGAGEAANVGDSKEGEPKGGESKGGNSKEGNSKEGNSKEGNSKEGNSKEGKSQEGGSKEGDPNAEAPQTGDTPSEEAKKNVSVELLKICDALKNLGNKYFKENNYVTSLKYYTGAIDLIKKVYEVDDPVCMDLLNSISVDALPSEIPIEEEDVKMLQEFYLNSGATKKSDFISVKETDIHIYYTNRSFCHMKLENYGSSIEDIDEAIKINPLYAKAYYRKGCSFLMLSDLKSASDCFQKVLKLTKDKNSEIKLRQCKKLLFERQFQKAIELEQKMPYYETVVLDSLKIENVEAPIYDRNNLSIEFLQKVVEYISVPTQKLNKKCVCAIVLDVIKLLKELPTLVRLNLEEDETLTICGDIHGQFYDLLNIMKINGYPSETNSYLFNGDFVDRGSFSVEVIIFLFLAKLTFPHNVHLTRGNHETDNMNKLYGFLGELQEKYDEKMHVLFSDSFKFLPLAYVLNDTIFICHGGIPSKTDTTLEDIEKIDRNTEPMDEGIMTDLLWSDPNEEKGFKPSKRGIGFSFGTDITESFLKRNNLSLIIRSHEVRDEGYSIEQNGMLYTVFSAPNYCDIMKNKGAFLKFKGRSIKPKCVTFTEVKHPNVPSLKYAHNLYQNI